TCAGTGCCATTATTGAAGCTGAACGAGCCAGTACCGAAAAACAAGCGATCCGCTTTCAGCCCTTGCTAAATGCATTGCTGGCAGAATAAGCTGGGATCGAGTAGAATTTTGCACCTTTTTTAATCATTGGAGTCCATTATGGCACGCGTTACTGTTGAAGATGCTGTTGAGCAGGTAGGCAATCGCTTTGATTTAGTGTTGGTTGCTTCTCGTCGCGCTCGCCAACTGGCCACCCAGGGCAAAGACGCACTGGTACCACTTGAGAACGATAAACCGA
This genomic window from Oceanisphaera avium contains:
- the rpoZ gene encoding DNA-directed RNA polymerase subunit omega; translation: MARVTVEDAVEQVGNRFDLVLVASRRARQLATQGKDALVPLENDKPTVIALREIEQGLVNHAMMDMQDRQEQQETDAAELAAVAAIAEGRLL